In Chelmon rostratus isolate fCheRos1 chromosome 21, fCheRos1.pri, whole genome shotgun sequence, the genomic window tCATAAACTGATCCAAATGTATTCCCTGCCCATTACAAATGGGAAGTCACCTCCTTTTGAAAGGCAAGCAATCTAAACTATTGAAAATAGTCTGCTGGATTATGCTAGTAGGACTGTATAATGTGTTGGGAACAGTGCAGTGAGTGTACAGCTGTTTAAGAGAAATGAGTGCCACACCTTTGCTTCTGTAGTGACCACAGGTTTGGGGGGAAACTGCACCTCAGTTGCTTTTAATATGGTATTTTCTTGAAGGATGTCCTGCTGCGACTGGTTATGACCGAAcggctggaaacaaacaaaaaagagagatgacTGACAGGCAGATTTCATTTCTCACTTTGATTTAATACTATCTGACAACAAAATTTCTGCTCAAGATTGCAGGCTAATAGTTACCTTGCGTCCATATAAGCACTGGTAGAAGATGACCCCTACTGACCAAACATCCACCTTGTTGGATATTTTAGGGGGCTCTTTACCCACCACAAAGCACTCAGGCGGCAGGTACCTGTAAGTTAATCACAATATGAGAATTACATAGGTTTTCTCTCGACATGTTCTCTCTGCACTGCACCTCTTTACATGATTTTCTGGATGAAGAGGGGATGTGAATTCAATTAGCAACATTACTCTCAGAAGATGGCGCCTCTGCTACTAACTTGTGAAACCATTTTTGTTGCTTGGTTACTAAATGCACTAAAATGTGTCTCTATGTACCAGTAGGTCCCTGCTCCTTGTGAGGTCAGCTCCATGCCATCTGCAGAGTTGTAGCTGTCATCATCCATGATCTTGGACAGGCCAAAGTCAGTGATCTTAATCTCTCCACAAGCCGTGCCATTAACCAACAGGATGTTTCCTAAGAtcagaacaggaaacagaacaaagtcAAATTATTCACGTGACTgtaaacaggcttttttttcctaaatgcacacacacgtgcatatTGTATATTTATCTTCATTCAAATCTAACCCAGATGCTTGTGGTGTTAGGTTACCTTTCCTGAAAAATCACATGATCAATTGTTCAGAAGCACTAAATTTAGTTTAGTAGTGCTCTTTCTCACCATTCTGCAATTAAACGGGatacaaaatgacaaactgaatgTGTGAGAATACCGGGCTTGAGGTCGTAGTGGATGATGGGTGGGCGAATCTGGTTGAGGTACTTGAGGGCATTGACAATTTGCATTACAATAGAGCGGCCCTCCTTCTCGGTCATCAGCTTATTCTGCTTCAAGTAGAAGTCCAGATCATTGCCTTCACAGTACTCCAGCACTGTGCAGAACCTGCCAGAGGTGAAGCCACAGATCATTTAGGAAGTTCAGTACTGACaactgcagattcaggtgataattctctgctgtttcatCACTATGAGCGACCCCCCCTATCTTACTGCCATTCGATAGCTGTTGTCATAAAAATGTTGGTTATAGTTGCTTTTAAGAGTTTGCCTGCTTTTTAGCACTTTATGATGTTTAGCACTTAAATAAGATGTATTTGCATGCAGAATGATTCACTTACGAGTCTGTGTCGAGTGAAAAATAGTCATAGAGTTTGACTATTCTCGGGTGGTCAAGTTCTTTGTGGATTCTGTACTCTCTACAGGCGTGTCTGAAAAGACGTTAACCATTCAGTCAAACATCACAAACgtcagttttctgtttgaagGTTCACAAGGTAAAATTTCAgatcaaaacatttaaaacgATGCAAAGAAAGAAGAGGTTCAGACTCACTTGTGGTAGTTttgcttcttctcctccctccagtTCTTGCTGAGTTGATGGATTTTAATGGCCACATACCTTTGCTCTGTCAAATCAAAAGCCtgcaaaaattaaaacaaataaaacacattatacaTCAACACACAAAGTCAGTACAATAACACATAAGTATACTTGCTGTACTTTATTCAACTAGAATGAACTCCTTGCAGTTGTTTGCCTCTgcaagttgcagtttacatcatgtctgtgtgaagtgaagtgaagtgaagactTTTTAAGTGACtattaagtatattttttagtgaaatggaagttctcactaCATTGACATGTATGCAGcaaatgaataatttccagtgagaaacatgccgTCTGTTTTTCCAGAAGAACACAGAGGAttgatagagagcttcatcacatggtgcaacaacaatcacctgaagctcagtatcagctgATCCAATGAGCTtctggtggactacaatgcttcaaatatggatgttgctgcaaagaagctacaaattgtaagacgtggatgcttcacacacgtCTTCAACAGCaacggcagcacagaagatcgATACAGTCACCATAGTTTTAAGGTGGTCCCCCAAGATTAGTGTCGCCAATTCAGTATCTGTCCAGATGTGAAGtgtggtcacaatctgccttctgtttctgACTTGTGGTGTtaaataatggccagaaaagtgcttttacaGATTATGATGTTACAGAGAAGTTGatttttgaccttttggatattaaatgttatcatttcattttattctatgGGACATTTGTGTGCCGTTGCTCGTGCGGAGGCATGAACAGACCTGGCACAGTTCAAAGATTATAAACTGATACTCGTAAAGAATGGAAGCCAACTAAATGGCACAAGCTTACTTTGAAAACTTCACTAAAGCCGCCTCTTCCAAGTAAATGTAACAGCAGATATCGGTCATTCAGCGTGGGGTGATCTTTAAATCTATAAAAGAAGAATTTTTAAATCATTTGGCTTTTTCACAGTTGTGAAGTTGAAAGCACACCACAGAACTTGTGTCAGGTGCACGGAGGTGATACGTACTGCGAGTTGTCCTCATTATGGATTCTTTTCAGCTCCCGAATGTGCAGGTTTCTCACTCGCTCTAAATGCTCCAGCTCCGCCTGGATCTCTGCTTCTTCCTGCATACAACCACGCAAAGCTATCATCTACCTTAACCCCTGATAAACAGGAACAACAGTAGTTCAAGGTCTCTAGGTTACTACccgaaacaaagaaaaagatgctTTAATTAGTCGATCGGTACCTTTTTTAGGTGACCAATGCGAAGTTTGAAAATCTCCTCTTGCTCATGATATTCAGCCAGTGACAACCTGTGTGGGGAAAAAGTGACAGTAATATAACCAGGTTAGcttgtgaggaaaaaaaaaacttaataagCTTCACACTTTagatgaaatgacagaaacaagGTGACACAAAGCCTCCACTTGGACTTCATGCTAAGGGTCTATCAGTGGTTCATGAACGACCTTAAACATAAATGACTCCCACACCGGGAAAACCCATTAAGCTCAGGAAACTGCACCAGTACAAAGCAGTGCAGCCCTtaagatcagaaaacaaaaaacccaagcatcacaacaacaactgaTTCccattttactgtttactttggCCTGGACCACGTAAAACATCTACCATGTGAAGGAATTTAGCTACTGATTCTAATCTTACGTTTCATTCTCCTGGCCGTTGCTCCTGCTCTTTCGTTTGTTCTGTTCGAGACTGGGTGGAGGTGTCTGAGCCATGGAGGGAGGTTTCCTCTTTCCCAGCagcttcctctgcctctctatGTCCTCCCTCTGCGAGTTGATTCGCTCTTGCTGCCTAAAAGATGCAAGAACGATCTCGTGTGAATGTTCTCGTTCGCAGAACCGACAGaacaacaagcaaacatgtGTTCGTGGCTATTTGCATGCTGACTTGATGAGGTTCTGGAAGGCATATCCATCTGTCCACTGCTCAGTGAAGGAGGCTCCGTGCCGTACGGTGGTGAAGTGGCCTAGACGCAGGCGATCCTGCATGCTCTTGTCCCTGCAGGCCATCTTCTCCTGCTTTGACTGCAAAAAGAAGATGAATTGGAAATTGCATACTCACAAAACAGCTATCTGAGAGGATGTAAAGAACTGATGAAAcactatgtaaaaaaaaaaaaaagagagagaagtaaaCAACTGCTTTGGTGAGCACATCGCTGAAACCCACCTTCTCCATCAGGAGCTTCTTGCTCATGGTCACGCACTTGTTAAGCCGCTCCTTGCAGCGCTccagcattttctgctgttcaTCTACCTGCCGCCTCAAGTCACAGTTGGCCTGCCGAAACATTCATCGTGTGACATCCAATTCCCATCACAACAAGGATTCAAGGCTGTTTCGTTCTTGAGCCGACATGATGCAACAACTATCACTGTGTCAGCTTGGTTCACTGACATTTACACTCAATGTAATTTAAACAACAGTGGCATTTGAAAGTTAACAAGCACATCATTCATGATGAGCTGCAACCAGACTGCTGCAGGTTAATTACTGGGGTTGTTGTGACAACTGGTAGCACATTTGTCGAGTTTGTGAAGTGATTACTAACAACATTTGTGAACAGGCCTAATACATAAATGTATGTACGATTAGTCatattcttcttctctgtgacaTCAATTGTTAGTCAACTAAAATGTCAATTTGTGTAAGTGACTAGTTTTTATTGTAAATCCCTACTCTGAAGCTCTGTCAGATGTTACAAACGCTCCAAACACCAAGTTCAGCTTTTTAGGAcagatttgaaatgttttgtgaacTTACCCTCAGCAGGTCGTCTatcctcccctctttcttctccagGTCAGAGTTCTTGTCCCTCTCCAATGCTGTCAGTTTCAGCAGCGTCAGTTCTGACTGAGGAGGGAGGGCGAAGACAACAACAAGCCGACAGTTAACATCTCGTCTCACTCAAATGATGCAGACAGCCCTTGGGCCAGTCGGtaacaaaacacagcatcactttaaatgcatcaaaatCAGACGTCGGTGTCTTGGATATTAGACATGAATTCAAAAGGCTGACCTTTAACCAAGCCAATTAGTGTGATTTGCAAGGATCGCTGGATGTGTGTTGAAAGTATTGTGTCACTGTGCAGTGTGGGTGGCAGGGCCTTTCAAAATCTGACCTTTAATTCTAGCATCCACATCTTTGCCGACTagtagcatttttttaaatggcagaACATTGTGTCTAAGATGACACTTTTTCTAAAACAGATTCAGTTTGTGAAACAAGCCACTTTTCGCTCAGTCCAAAAAAATCAGAAAGGTCGGCTACCTGGATGGCTTTGTGTGAGCTGGAGTGTGTCGGGGCTGTCTTAACAGAGCTGCAAGATGAAGAGTCTGTGTGGGCTGAGCCTGTGGACGAAGGACTGCCATGCTGAAACTGCattccagagagagagaagaagacaaaggcGGAAAGACACAGGGCGTAAATTATAACAATTACGTAATACAGACAGTATAGGGAGATCATAGcagcagaaaggagaaaaacaaaagcaacaaatacaATAGCTATTAAGGGGAAGAGAAATTAAATTGTAAATGAATACAGGTATCTAAAGGAATTCATGCAGAATTGTCCATTCAAATCAATTTTAATTAGAtaaagaaatattaaaactgTACATAGTGGTTAATACTTCCATAGGGATttcaagacaacaaaaaaatggTATGACACTGATTTATGAGACCTGAGTGGCGGGTAATTAAAGAGTGTCGTAAACTCTGCTTTTGAGTGAATAAATGTTGCTGCCAGCAGCCTAACAGAACATAGCCTTTTCAAAATAAGCGTGCCCATACATCTTTTACTATACAGGTACTTCATGAACCAAATTTAAATCTGCTATTTCCCAGGAGAAAATCTACTATACACACAAGTGACTACACTacttaaacaaaaacaccttACTACGACACAGATTCCAAGAGAAGTTGTGATattgtgtaaataaaaacataatgcaataatttgctaatccttttggacatatactcaattgaaaaccaaacaaagacaatatatttaatgcttggCCTCATCAGcctgattgatttttgtaaatatctgcttattctgaatttgatgcagcaacacgtttcgaacaagttgggacaggagcaactaaagactgagaaagttgtggaacgctccaaaaacacctgtgtggaacattccacaggtaaacaggttgattggtaacagacaataaagctgactttgactttgattttgaggtgatagcatcatgattgggtatgaaacgAGCATCCCGCAAAGTTTCAGCCGTTCACATGCTAGGATGGAGcgaagttcaccactttgtgaacacatgactgtatgaaggatgttactacatgggctcagttTTACATGGAGTCAAAAcctttttgaaatcagggttgcAACACATGGTCCTCCTGCACTGCTCTCCGGCTTACATACTAGCTCACTGTGTTAAACACCAGCCGTGAAAACATTAACATGAGCTACAGCTTCTCTCACCAATGGTCAACGTTCATCCCGCACTTGGTCTATCCAGTTAATAAATACCACACATTCAGCTATTCTGTTATAAGCACAACTAACGTGCACTGTGAGACTCCgttttgtgcttgttttcagtttccatTAAAGtcaaaaaaatggaaaaaactaattaattaaatgtaaagGAATGTTTCGTTACTTCCACTGGCTGAGACCAAAGACACGTCTATTCGCCCCTAAACAGATTAGACTTCTGGTAgaataaacaaaaccaaatcttAGCGGTACGTGTCTCATCAACCCTGTTCAGCTGGTAAACCAACAGTAAAACaacggaggagagagagagcaaaagcaGGAGACAGCTATGGAGATGGGTGGTGGTGCTCACCAGAGGATTAGACAGTGAATGCTGTGGAGAGGAGCGCACCAGCATGGGGATGCCCCGGGCAGGACTGGTGCCAGAGCCACTGCTACCAGCAAACTGGCCACAGGGCAGTTGACAAGAGTGTATaaacaagacagaaagaaagatgacaGAGTTGTTATTTAGGAAGAATTTGATGAGGGACCATACCAGCACAGTCGTAACGTGAGGGTGAACACATCACACTAAAAGTCAGAGAGTGATTTGAAACAACGCACAACAGAGTGGCTACAATGCAAAATTCactcacacactaacacatatGATGTCCATTTAGCTTGTACTCACCTCAAAATAATCGCTTATTCTGTGCCCTCTCCCTTTTCCTACAAAAACAAGACAGGTTAAGAAGTGATCATTTGATCCTAAGTAGATATGTAATTTTTTTCAGAGCATAAGTCAACGAAAAAATGTCCTTTAACATATTACATGTCGAAATTGTATTATTCCAAATTTGGAATATTTAGAGCCAAGAGGAAAGCAGCGATTACAGCTGAACATCTCTGAATATAAGGAGATGGACTTACCCTGGCTGTTGCTGTCATAGAggtctccttttctcttcctgcttctctgGTCATTGGCTTTCTTCTCTGGTGTCTGACAtgagcagaaaagcagcacatcttAGATTTCAATTTCACTAAATTAAGTTTAATTCATTAACTGCATTAACATAATGGCAAAGAGACTTGACCAAAAAAATGAATCCTAGCACCTTTAAGTTACGAGGGTGTAATTGCACTCCTTGCTAAAAAGGAACACTTGACAACAATCTAATAGGATTAATAGCagcttttttaatgtgttcagtATTTAGCGAACCATTTTCCAGATTTTATCTGCTAAAAGCCTTGTGTCCTTTCcaaagtgttttcctgctttttcctcaATTCATGCCTCACCCTCCTCTGTACACGAGTAAGTGGGACCAAAAAATGGATAAACAGATCAATCACACTAAATGCACAGCACCTAAGTGTTTGTATTAGCCACTGCAAACAAAATACTTGACCACTTCCAAATCACAAACAATCTCTGGGACTATCACTGAAAGTCAGGAAGTGCACACTTGACATTTTGACTCTTTTCCATACCAACCTCCAGTTCCTTGTCACTGAGTGATCCCGCGCTGCACAGAGACTGGTTGGATGATTCGCTGTTGGCCGAACTCTggaaaacagaacacacacattattactACACATTGATTAGTCATGTGCTACTCTTTAAGCAGGTCCTTGTGAGTAGAACTGGAAATTAGTAGTAAAAAGCATCTGTTCTATGCTAAAATGGGGACATTGTACTCATGTACACCGAAGAAGGATGGCGGCCTATCTTGAGGTCTGTTGACATTCTCATACAAAGAAACTCACAAATTCAAGTGCAGGTTTCAACATGTCTTTCCTATCTGACAAATCATATCAATTGACATTCCACTTTAACATAACCCTACTTTGTGGCAGTGTTTACAGTTGTGATATATCTTACTTCATATTTAAAGTCCTTTTACACTGATGTGTGTACAATATTTTTCCTACTCcttgtattttatttgtgcaGGAATTTCACCACATGCACCTAACAGGTATAGCTCTAAAATTACTATCACTAAGCTAAAACACTAAGATAGGAAGCTACAATGGGAGTATTATATACATCCCCCTGTTAATCTGCAAATCTTCAGGTCGCATCCACTTGGTAGAATCAGTTGGAGTCATGCATACCATTCATGGCCAGCTGCACAGACTGACGAGACTAAGAACAAACAGGAGGCTAATTGGAGCAGGAGGCTAATGCTTTTAAGGCCTGCTGGCTTTCTGCTTCTCAAGGTCACGTTTACGGcgcaaacacattttttttttctcctaacATGTACACCACAAATGTTTGTAATGTCCTGAATGGTACCTTAAATCTTTCACACTCTAATATCACGGTGAGCAGGACTGACAATTCATTTCAGAGCACACTATAGGCCCGAGCACGAATGATAGCGATTGCTTTCTCAGGGATTGCCATTTCTCAAGTGCGCACCCACACGCAGTCATACCCAGTTCAtcagcagggctgcagcacaACATGCAGCTATGCTGAGCTTCAGCTGTGGTGCCATTTCAGTGTCACTAGCCTCCACTgaaacaaagagctgctggcCAGCTCCCATGTCAGCCAAGACAGAGCTCGTCTTGTTTTAGCTTTAGCTCAGGGTGGCAGGATCGTTCCACTGAGAAAACTCCTGAACACAGAGCATCAGTCAATACTGGGCATAGACAAGACGTTCCAGCTTTTCTAGACTGAAGAACTAACATAAGAGAGCTGTACAACTGCTCATGTTTGCATTCACAAGCAAACAACAGTGGGGTTGGGGGATGTTTGCCTGCAAGAAAACGGAGAGCTGTTCCATTGTTTCTCCAAATTTATTTCAGCAGGGATGAAAAGGAAACCTAACCTACCTTTCTGAACAACAAAATATTGTATCTAACGTGAAAATCTGCACAAGCAATCCGTACTTACAGTAGGTGATCATTTTGATCAGCAAAACAACTATTAGGCTATTAAGAGATGCCAACCTTAGTCACACCAACTCCAGTGAAGCGAGCCTCAAGCAGTTCCTGCCTGCGTGGATCCAGGCTTAAAGCCTGGCTATGAAGTCCTTCCATCATGCCtggaaagagacacacaaacagtgaatgAAATTAGTGTTAGGTTATTGTCACACAAGAGAAGACTGACACACATGAACAGGAAGGCAGTAGCATGCACCATTCATGTAAAGTTTTCTTTCTAATTGGGGCAGGGGGCCCAGCAATGTAGTCAATCCTGAGTtctgaccaccaaaatctaacaCCTCTCAACACAGCAGCCTGGGAGCCTGTCCCTATGTTGGATCACAGCCCACTATCCAAAGTGaaccagtgctaaaaacactgacacaaagcAAACTTTGCTAACTGTGTTTGCTAGGTTACTGCCCTTTACTGAGAAACCAATTTAAAATTgcaatttcagttttttttaaagcaatgaCAGAAGAATCCCACTGTAATCCCCCTTGACATAACAAAGGTTGACAGGTAAGATAGACACCCAACAGAATTATTAAACTTTAAAGTAGAAGTTATGTTCAACCAATTCGACGAGCATTACATAACTACTGAAGACACTGAACCctggcagagaagaggaaaaaagattCTGTCACAATCTGGTGCATATGTAGGCCATTTATGTTTATTCTGCCAGTGCTAAAATGCTATGCAAAGTTGATattcaaaacagcaaatcatGGAAGCAAGTGAATGAGTAAGGAGAGCCACTGAATCTGGACATGACTGGCGAGGGAGGCAATGCCCCATTGCATTTGAATTACTGATTTAAGTCAATGAGATATTAAGGCAGAGAGACCAAAAAATGATCAATATCAAATTCTCCCCTCTTTACATATGGTTGTCATAACCGCATGAAATGGCAGGGCACGACTTCCTCTTGCCATTAGGAACTCCTGCCTGACAGGGTACCCATCAACCAGCGATGGAGTCATCTAAAGGCACATGAGCGACATTTCATGGTGATGACAGTTACTCAACCAAATAATTTAACAaccaaacaataataatacacatTGCAGTTTTTCCTTGGCATCTAACGTTAGTAATTTTGGCCAGCCTGTCAAAACAATGCTGGCCAGTAAACGTTACCTAGCAAAAAAGAATATGTAGGCTTCATCTCAAATGTAATGACAAACCCTTTCATCTCAGACTGACTTCATGGCAGTTACTGGTATTAGTCACGATACTGTTATTGACTGACAGGAA contains:
- the LOC121624482 gene encoding serine/threonine-protein kinase tousled-like 2 isoform X2, which gives rise to MMEGLHSQALSLDPRRQELLEARFTGVGVTKSSANSESSNQSLCSAGSLSDKELETPEKKANDQRSRKRKGDLYDSNSQGKGRGHRISDYFEFQHGSPSSTGSAHTDSSSCSSVKTAPTHSSSHKAIQSELTLLKLTALERDKNSDLEKKEGRIDDLLRANCDLRRQVDEQQKMLERCKERLNKCVTMSKKLLMEKSKQEKMACRDKSMQDRLRLGHFTTVRHGASFTEQWTDGYAFQNLIKQQERINSQREDIERQRKLLGKRKPPSMAQTPPPSLEQNKRKSRSNGQENETLSLAEYHEQEEIFKLRIGHLKKEEAEIQAELEHLERVRNLHIRELKRIHNEDNSQFKDHPTLNDRYLLLHLLGRGGFSEVFKAFDLTEQRYVAIKIHQLSKNWREEKKQNYHKHACREYRIHKELDHPRIVKLYDYFSLDTDSFCTVLEYCEGNDLDFYLKQNKLMTEKEGRSIVMQIVNALKYLNQIRPPIIHYDLKPGNILLVNGTACGEIKITDFGLSKIMDDDSYNSADGMELTSQGAGTYWYLPPECFVVGKEPPKISNKVDVWSVGVIFYQCLYGRKPFGHNQSQQDILQENTILKATEVQFPPKPVVTTEAKAFIRRCLAYHKEDRVDVLQLASDPFLMPHIRKALGSSTPLAPPLPSTSSCYSSSASDC
- the LOC121624482 gene encoding serine/threonine-protein kinase tousled-like 2 isoform X1; this translates as MMEGLHSQALSLDPRRQELLEARFTGVGVTKSSANSESSNQSLCSAGSLSDKELETPEKKANDQRSRKRKGDLYDSNSQGKGRGHRISDYFEFAGSSGSGTSPARGIPMLVRSSPQHSLSNPLFQHGSPSSTGSAHTDSSSCSSVKTAPTHSSSHKAIQSELTLLKLTALERDKNSDLEKKEGRIDDLLRANCDLRRQVDEQQKMLERCKERLNKCVTMSKKLLMEKSKQEKMACRDKSMQDRLRLGHFTTVRHGASFTEQWTDGYAFQNLIKQQERINSQREDIERQRKLLGKRKPPSMAQTPPPSLEQNKRKSRSNGQENETLSLAEYHEQEEIFKLRIGHLKKEEAEIQAELEHLERVRNLHIRELKRIHNEDNSQFKDHPTLNDRYLLLHLLGRGGFSEVFKAFDLTEQRYVAIKIHQLSKNWREEKKQNYHKHACREYRIHKELDHPRIVKLYDYFSLDTDSFCTVLEYCEGNDLDFYLKQNKLMTEKEGRSIVMQIVNALKYLNQIRPPIIHYDLKPGNILLVNGTACGEIKITDFGLSKIMDDDSYNSADGMELTSQGAGTYWYLPPECFVVGKEPPKISNKVDVWSVGVIFYQCLYGRKPFGHNQSQQDILQENTILKATEVQFPPKPVVTTEAKAFIRRCLAYHKEDRVDVLQLASDPFLMPHIRKALGSSTPLAPPLPSTSSCYSSSASDC